A region from the Irregularibacter muris genome encodes:
- a CDS encoding dipeptidase, with the protein MGIIDMHCDTIYSIYHGEEKSLSKNSYSIDIEKLKKGNVLAQFFALYIDKGWIDEKHLDIYQHAKDLYRVFSSQMEDNKENIRHATSHKDLQKNIQEGKISAFLTIEEGDFLQGKLERLDEFYALGLGLITLTWNYENCIGYPNSSDRNLMAKGLKPFGFEVVERMNQLGMIIDVSHLSDGGFYDCIQHSNKPIVASHSCARSLVNVPRNMTDDMLKLLGEKGGMVGINFSPNFLGPDRDKVSRVKYMVEHIKYMKNIAGIDAIGLGTDFDGIGGELEIKDMGEIDKLIIALEQAHFHPDEIEKICTKNAERIIKECIG; encoded by the coding sequence ATGGGTATCATCGATATGCATTGCGATACTATCTATAGTATTTATCATGGAGAAGAAAAAAGTTTATCAAAAAACTCCTATTCCATCGATATTGAAAAACTAAAGAAGGGAAATGTTCTTGCACAGTTTTTTGCCCTATACATTGACAAAGGGTGGATTGATGAGAAACATTTGGATATTTATCAGCACGCAAAGGATCTATATAGGGTATTCTCCTCTCAAATGGAAGACAATAAAGAAAATATCCGTCATGCCACTAGCCATAAGGACTTGCAAAAAAATATCCAAGAAGGAAAGATTTCTGCCTTTTTAACCATTGAAGAAGGAGATTTCCTCCAGGGCAAATTAGAAAGATTGGATGAATTTTATGCCTTAGGTCTAGGATTAATTACTTTAACTTGGAATTATGAAAACTGCATTGGTTATCCCAACTCCTCAGATAGAAACCTTATGGCTAAGGGATTAAAGCCCTTTGGTTTTGAAGTAGTGGAAAGAATGAACCAATTGGGCATGATTATAGATGTTTCCCATCTGTCTGATGGTGGCTTTTATGACTGTATTCAGCATTCCAACAAGCCAATCGTGGCCTCCCATTCCTGTGCAAGATCTTTAGTCAATGTTCCACGGAATATGACCGATGATATGTTGAAATTATTAGGAGAAAAGGGTGGTATGGTAGGCATTAACTTCAGCCCCAATTTCTTAGGACCAGATAGAGATAAAGTCAGTAGAGTAAAATACATGGTAGAACATATTAAATATATGAAAAATATAGCCGGCATTGATGCCATTGGTCTAGGTACAGATTTTGACGGCATTGGGGGCGAATTGGAAATAAAAGATATGGGAGAAATAGATAAATTAATCATCGCTTTAGAGCAAGCACATTTCCATCCCGATGAAATAGAAAAAATATGTACTAAAAATGCGGAAAGAATTATAAAAGAATGCATTGGATAA
- a CDS encoding SHOCT domain-containing protein, whose product MMHYGYRMGLPWLFMFLPLLIVGLMVYIIVRLVQKSNHNAGIQKNSALDILNERFARGEISEEEYERKKKMLRE is encoded by the coding sequence ATGATGCACTATGGATATAGAATGGGACTGCCTTGGCTTTTCATGTTTCTGCCTCTATTGATTGTAGGACTGATGGTGTATATCATTGTAAGACTTGTACAAAAAAGCAATCATAATGCGGGGATACAGAAAAATAGTGCCCTGGATATTTTGAATGAGAGATTTGCCCGAGGGGAAATTTCTGAAGAGGAATATGAAAGAAAGAAGAAAATGTTGAGGGAGTAA
- a CDS encoding arsenate reductase ArsC: protein MKNYKPKVAFVCVHNSCRSQIAEALGKCFASDVFKSYSAGTEIKEQINQDAVRLMKEIYLIDMEKEQYSKLLQDIPPVDIVVTMGCNVDCPYLPCKHREDWGLDDPTGKSDGEFKAVISTIETHIKDLAERIRLGLLN from the coding sequence GTGAAGAATTATAAACCAAAGGTAGCCTTTGTCTGTGTCCACAATTCATGTCGTAGTCAAATAGCAGAAGCATTGGGGAAGTGCTTTGCCAGTGATGTTTTTAAAAGCTATTCGGCAGGCACGGAAATTAAAGAGCAAATAAACCAAGATGCAGTAAGACTAATGAAGGAAATCTATTTAATAGATATGGAGAAGGAACAATACAGTAAGTTATTGCAGGATATTCCCCCTGTGGATATTGTCGTTACTATGGGGTGTAATGTGGATTGTCCTTACCTTCCCTGCAAGCATCGAGAGGATTGGGGATTAGATGATCCAACTGGTAAAAGTGATGGGGAATTCAAAGCTGTTATTTCCACCATTGAAACCCATATAAAAGACTTGGCAGAAAGGATCAGACTTGGATTGTTGAATTAA
- the arsA gene encoding arsenical pump-driving ATPase: MPLKKFDVAEINLTKYLFFTGKGGVGKTSTACAIAVALADKGKRIMLISTDPASNLQDVFHTELDNKGVPIKEVPNLVVANFEPEKAAAEYRESVIGPYRGKLPEVVLENMEEQLSGSCTVEIAAFNEFSSFITDKKAAEEYHHIIFDTAPTGHTLRMLQLPSAWSNFISENTHGASCLGQLSGLEDKKEIYKNAVQNLSDGEKTTLILVSRPEVAALKEAERASIELQDIGVNNQLLVINGMLQGHDDELSTAIYIKQKAALGDMPEGLKSIRTFEIPLRPYNVTGIENVRAFFKNDDIKHSNVVLDVENIPYLKDVIQDVYESNKKVIFTMGKGGVGKTTIAASIALELAKKGKKVHLTTTDPAAHLKFVLEEGYGITISSIDEKKELEKYKEEVLSKARETMNDDDIAYIEEDLRSPCTQEIAVFRAFAEIVERSENEVVVIDTAPTGHTLLLLDSTQSYHKEIARSRGDIPESVKKLLPKLRNEQETEVIIITHAETTPVYEAIRLEEDLNRADIYVKWWVINSSFYATHTTNDILKVKASNEIEWMNKVNEVSKGNFAVVQWISEEVKGKNLSKLLE; this comes from the coding sequence ATGCCATTGAAAAAATTTGATGTAGCCGAGATCAACTTAACGAAATACTTGTTTTTCACAGGGAAAGGTGGAGTTGGTAAAACCTCAACGGCTTGTGCCATTGCAGTAGCCTTGGCAGATAAAGGGAAAAGAATTATGCTGATTAGCACGGATCCGGCCTCCAATCTTCAAGACGTATTCCATACAGAATTAGATAACAAAGGAGTACCTATAAAAGAAGTCCCCAATTTAGTCGTAGCAAATTTTGAGCCAGAAAAGGCTGCAGCGGAGTATAGGGAAAGTGTGATTGGCCCCTATAGAGGGAAACTGCCAGAAGTTGTTCTGGAAAATATGGAAGAACAACTTTCAGGATCATGTACAGTAGAGATAGCAGCTTTCAATGAATTCTCTAGTTTTATCACCGATAAAAAGGCAGCAGAAGAGTACCATCATATTATATTTGACACTGCACCTACAGGTCATACATTAAGAATGCTTCAACTGCCTTCGGCATGGAGCAATTTTATTAGTGAAAATACCCATGGAGCATCCTGTTTAGGGCAATTATCAGGGCTAGAAGATAAGAAGGAGATTTATAAAAATGCAGTGCAAAACCTATCAGATGGAGAAAAAACTACACTTATCCTTGTATCTCGCCCTGAGGTAGCAGCTTTAAAAGAAGCTGAAAGAGCTTCGATAGAATTGCAGGATATAGGGGTAAATAATCAGCTTTTAGTCATCAATGGGATGTTACAGGGACACGATGATGAACTTTCTACTGCTATTTATATAAAACAAAAAGCAGCATTAGGGGATATGCCAGAAGGTCTTAAATCTATTAGGACTTTTGAAATCCCTCTAAGACCATATAATGTCACTGGAATAGAGAATGTAAGGGCTTTTTTCAAGAATGATGATATAAAACACAGTAATGTTGTATTAGATGTTGAAAATATTCCTTATCTCAAGGATGTAATCCAAGATGTATATGAATCTAATAAGAAGGTCATATTTACCATGGGTAAAGGTGGAGTAGGTAAAACCACAATAGCAGCTTCAATTGCCCTAGAACTAGCGAAAAAGGGGAAGAAAGTTCATCTAACTACTACCGATCCAGCAGCACATTTAAAATTTGTTTTAGAAGAGGGGTACGGCATTACCATAAGCAGCATTGATGAGAAAAAAGAGCTAGAAAAATATAAAGAGGAAGTATTAAGCAAAGCAAGAGAAACAATGAATGATGATGATATTGCCTATATAGAAGAGGACTTAAGATCTCCCTGTACCCAAGAAATTGCGGTATTTAGGGCCTTTGCCGAGATTGTTGAAAGGTCTGAAAATGAAGTTGTAGTTATTGATACAGCACCAACGGGGCATACATTACTACTTTTAGATTCAACCCAAAGCTATCATAAGGAGATAGCAAGATCCCGAGGAGATATACCGGAGTCTGTTAAGAAACTACTGCCTAAGCTAAGGAATGAACAAGAAACTGAAGTAATCATTATTACCCATGCAGAGACCACACCAGTTTATGAGGCTATAAGGCTAGAAGAAGACTTAAATAGAGCAGACATTTATGTTAAGTGGTGGGTGATCAATTCAAGTTTCTATGCGACCCATACAACCAATGATATTTTGAAGGTAAAAGCAAGTAATGAAATAGAATGGATGAACAAGGTTAATGAGGTTTCTAAAGGGAATTTTGCAGTTGTACAGTGGATTTCAGAGGAAGTAAAGGGTAAAAATCTAAGTAAACTCTTAGAATAG
- the arsD gene encoding arsenite efflux transporter metallochaperone ArsD codes for MKKMIIFEPAMCCPTGVCGPSVDPELLRVSTVINHLTKNGVFIERHNLTSNPLAFIQNGEINQMLDKEGIEILPVTMVDGVVVKIRQYPTNEEFCNLLDIKEDDLKVVDEKASEGCDPNNSSCC; via the coding sequence ATGAAAAAAATGATTATTTTCGAACCAGCTATGTGTTGTCCAACAGGAGTTTGTGGTCCATCAGTGGATCCAGAACTATTAAGGGTGTCTACAGTAATCAATCATCTAACTAAAAATGGTGTATTCATTGAAAGACACAATTTAACGAGCAATCCTTTAGCCTTTATTCAAAATGGGGAAATCAATCAGATGCTAGACAAGGAAGGCATAGAAATTCTACCAGTTACAATGGTCGATGGGGTTGTGGTAAAAATAAGACAGTATCCTACAAATGAAGAATTCTGTAACCTATTAGATATAAAAGAAGATGATTTGAAAGTAGTGGATGAAAAAGCATCAGAGGGGTGCGATCCTAATAATAGTAGTTGTTGTTAA
- a CDS encoding ArsR/SmtB family transcription factor has protein sequence MEQRYKDNAKIIKALSDPNRLKIIDILSCGERCACDILEHFDFTQPTLSHHMKVLMECGIVECRKEGLWSHYSLNDPNCNKLILFLENLMTDTEECICKDKSKCQCK, from the coding sequence GTGGAACAACGTTATAAGGATAATGCAAAAATCATTAAAGCACTTTCTGACCCTAATAGACTTAAAATAATAGACATCTTGTCCTGCGGAGAAAGGTGTGCTTGTGATATCTTAGAGCACTTTGACTTTACACAGCCAACTCTTTCTCATCATATGAAAGTTTTGATGGAATGCGGCATTGTAGAGTGCAGAAAGGAAGGGTTATGGAGTCATTACTCACTGAATGACCCTAACTGTAATAAGCTTATATTATTTCTTGAAAATCTTATGACAGATACGGAGGAATGTATCTGTAAAGATAAAAGCAAATGCCAATGCAAATAA
- a CDS encoding CPBP family intramembrane glutamic endopeptidase — protein MEKTYIFVTSLIACILLYLVEQVLVVDYITKTIAKLILFMVIPYVYLKFVKKSQIKASLNFRKREKFPLKSGLVLGILSFGVIIIAYLILGRYIDFYNIAQELQTKSNISPSNFILIGLYITFGNSFLEEFFFRGFIFLNLYHQNAKAFAYIYSSLLFALYHIAIFQTWFNPMLLGLALFGLITIASIFNWLDTKTNNFVNSWVVHILADSAIILVGMRMFNMI, from the coding sequence ATGGAAAAAACCTATATTTTTGTCACTTCTCTTATCGCTTGTATCCTATTATACTTGGTGGAGCAGGTTTTGGTTGTGGACTATATCACGAAAACTATAGCAAAACTAATCTTATTTATGGTGATTCCTTATGTTTATCTAAAATTTGTGAAGAAATCCCAGATTAAAGCAAGCTTGAATTTTAGAAAAAGAGAGAAATTCCCTTTGAAATCAGGATTAGTGCTAGGGATATTGTCCTTTGGGGTGATCATTATAGCCTATCTCATCCTGGGAAGGTATATTGATTTTTATAACATCGCCCAGGAACTCCAGACAAAATCCAATATCTCCCCCTCTAATTTTATTTTGATTGGCCTTTATATCACCTTTGGAAATTCTTTTTTAGAGGAATTTTTCTTTAGGGGATTTATATTTTTGAACCTTTACCATCAAAACGCCAAAGCATTTGCCTATATCTATTCTTCCCTATTGTTTGCCCTGTATCATATAGCCATTTTTCAGACATGGTTTAACCCTATGCTCCTGGGGTTAGCCCTCTTTGGTTTAATTACCATAGCGTCTATTTTTAACTGGCTAGATACTAAGACAAATAATTTTGTGAATTCATGGGTGGTACATATCTTAGCAGATAGTGCCATTATCCTTGTGGGCATGAGGATGTTTAATATGATTTGA
- a CDS encoding nitroreductase family protein, whose amino-acid sequence MLELLRTRRSIRRFMEREVEEEKIQELLQGALMAPSSKNRRPWELIVVKDKEILNQLSQCRGRASGFMAGAALGVVVLGNPEASDVWVEDCSIVATILQLQAHFLGLGSCWIQVRKRETPEGGKVGDYLKEVLSIPQKYDVECMIALGYPAQEAKPHDKDQLSYDKIHYNNF is encoded by the coding sequence ATGTTAGAATTACTAAGAACGAGAAGAAGTATTCGAAGATTTATGGAAAGAGAAGTAGAAGAGGAAAAAATTCAGGAACTTTTGCAAGGAGCTCTTATGGCCCCTTCATCCAAAAATCGAAGACCCTGGGAGCTGATTGTAGTAAAGGATAAGGAAATTCTCAATCAATTATCCCAGTGTAGAGGAAGGGCCTCTGGGTTTATGGCAGGAGCTGCCTTGGGAGTGGTAGTCCTGGGAAATCCAGAAGCTTCGGATGTTTGGGTGGAGGACTGTTCCATAGTGGCCACTATTTTGCAATTACAAGCCCATTTTCTAGGTCTTGGTTCCTGCTGGATACAAGTGAGAAAGCGAGAAACGCCAGAGGGGGGCAAGGTAGGGGATTATTTAAAAGAGGTTTTATCTATCCCCCAAAAATACGATGTGGAATGTATGATTGCCCTAGGTTATCCTGCCCAAGAGGCCAAACCCCATGATAAAGACCAGCTATCCTATGACAAGATTCACTACAATAACTTTTAA
- a CDS encoding pentapeptide repeat-containing protein, whose product MTKNKENIKIVQPKIPKDLPEFDLADNSIADQDLISTAFIQDCSLENDELKGITFDEIVFRNVIFANALFKQSDITDVRFENCDFSNANFTESSIHRAQFINCKITGMDLSDSTMKNVVFKQCNGRYASFRFSNCKQVLFNHCQIAFSDFYESKFSKIGFTDTEMTQCQFFGTQLEGIDFTSCDIEGMGARVEDVRGAIVTSVQAVSLARLMGIIIQE is encoded by the coding sequence ATGACAAAAAATAAAGAGAATATAAAAATAGTACAACCTAAGATTCCCAAGGATTTGCCGGAGTTTGACTTAGCCGATAATAGCATAGCAGATCAAGATTTAATTTCTACAGCATTTATTCAAGACTGTTCCTTGGAAAATGATGAGCTCAAAGGGATAACCTTTGATGAAATAGTATTTAGAAATGTGATATTCGCCAATGCTCTTTTTAAGCAGAGTGATATAACCGATGTAAGATTTGAAAACTGCGATTTTTCCAATGCTAATTTCACAGAATCCTCTATTCATAGAGCCCAATTTATCAATTGCAAAATTACAGGGATGGATTTAAGTGATTCTACAATGAAGAATGTTGTTTTTAAGCAGTGCAACGGGCGATATGCATCCTTTAGATTTTCCAATTGTAAGCAAGTGCTATTTAATCATTGTCAAATAGCTTTTTCAGATTTTTATGAGAGCAAATTTTCAAAGATAGGATTTACGGATACAGAGATGACACAATGCCAATTCTTTGGTACCCAATTAGAGGGAATTGACTTTACCAGTTGTGATATAGAAGGTATGGGAGCTAGGGTTGAAGATGTGAGAGGAGCAATCGTAACATCAGTACAGGCTGTCTCCCTTGCCAGGTTAATGGGAATTATTATTCAAGAATAA
- a CDS encoding DHHW family protein — MNEKKAKYIAVPFLIMLFMFFFINILMPDKIISASENRNLEKKPTIKDIKEGSFPSKFEKYYTDQFVLREEMMSMNRMFEAKLDKSIVGNYYLGKDNWILGMFPKILTSQEVDKYANSINELAQISHDRGKDVYFNLTPHKTNMLRHLYPKLVDNKENIDINKKAFQSRLNANNIKFLDIDRDMLGKFSGKELERLYFKTDHHWKGTGAFEGFKLMAQKMNLGISSEELQRHFNQYKTKEYKEKDFVGSYNRNLNMVVKEREYPSYVYLENQTYQYFLNDGKKDKPVKEEDVIATHRDKNKWDYGGAYIRGNVCNILKIKNDNALIDKKILVFRDSYQAPTTLMFADLFTQVQFVDPRNIENIDMSYEEIIQNTDSDMVMFMYNSSGFDSMIQNMMDKGIH, encoded by the coding sequence ATGAATGAGAAAAAAGCAAAGTATATAGCGGTTCCATTTTTGATAATGTTATTTATGTTCTTTTTCATCAATATATTGATGCCGGATAAAATTATAAGTGCGTCAGAAAACAGAAATTTAGAAAAAAAACCCACCATTAAGGACATTAAAGAGGGCAGTTTTCCTTCTAAATTTGAAAAATATTATACCGATCAATTTGTATTGAGAGAAGAAATGATGAGTATGAATAGAATGTTTGAAGCAAAGCTAGATAAAAGCATAGTGGGGAATTATTATCTTGGGAAGGATAATTGGATTTTAGGGATGTTTCCCAAAATTTTGACCTCTCAAGAAGTAGACAAATATGCTAATAGTATCAATGAGTTAGCCCAAATTAGCCATGATAGGGGAAAAGATGTGTATTTTAACCTAACTCCCCATAAAACCAATATGCTAAGGCACCTATATCCTAAATTGGTAGATAACAAAGAAAATATTGATATCAATAAAAAGGCTTTCCAATCTCGATTAAATGCAAATAATATAAAATTTTTAGATATAGATAGAGATATGCTAGGCAAATTTAGTGGGAAAGAGCTTGAGAGATTGTATTTTAAAACTGACCACCACTGGAAGGGGACGGGGGCCTTTGAAGGGTTTAAATTAATGGCACAAAAAATGAATCTTGGTATTTCTTCTGAAGAGCTACAAAGGCACTTTAATCAGTATAAGACCAAAGAATATAAAGAAAAGGACTTTGTAGGCAGTTATAATCGAAATCTAAACATGGTAGTAAAGGAGCGAGAATACCCTAGCTATGTTTATTTAGAAAATCAAACCTATCAATATTTCTTAAATGATGGCAAAAAAGATAAGCCAGTAAAAGAAGAGGATGTTATTGCTACTCACAGGGATAAAAACAAATGGGATTATGGCGGAGCCTACATTCGGGGGAATGTGTGTAATATCCTGAAAATAAAAAATGATAATGCTCTAATAGACAAAAAGATTCTTGTGTTTAGGGATTCCTATCAAGCCCCAACGACATTAATGTTTGCCGATTTATTTACTCAGGTTCAATTTGTTGATCCTAGAAATATAGAAAATATTGATATGAGCTATGAAGAGATAATACAAAACACTGATTCAGATATGGTAATGTTTATGTACAATAGTTCTGGCTTTGATTCTATGATTCAAAATATGATGGATAAGGGCATTCATTAA
- a CDS encoding MBOAT family O-acyltransferase: MVNYFFGLKVAADSDSNKKFWLGVSVLFNLALLVVFKYADFLFGIKGIKLPLGISFFTFQTMSYVIDVYRKDAEVQRKLSDLALYISLFPQLVAGPIVRYQTVDQQINSRKHSLDKFAEGINRFVFGLSKKVLLANQLALVADGVFASSLSNLSIVESWLGILCYTLQIYFDFSGYSDMATGLGKMLGFDFLENFNYPYISQSVSEFWRRWHISLGSWFRDYVYIPLGGNRVSKIRLYRNLFVVWFLTGLWHGANWTFVIWGLYYGVLITLEKAILGNLLEKLPKIFRHIYLLCIVLIGWVFFRVDHISQGIGFIKIMMGLGTNPMINNKALVYINDYWYIVLASGIFSTPIVKKLKDIAIKINEKSLQNGIAYGLHSLILIICMFMIVIRLSSSSYNPFLYFRF, from the coding sequence ATGGTTAATTATTTTTTTGGCCTTAAAGTGGCTGCTGATTCAGACTCCAATAAAAAGTTTTGGTTAGGGGTATCGGTTTTATTTAATTTAGCCTTACTCGTGGTATTTAAATATGCGGATTTCTTATTCGGCATAAAAGGCATAAAATTGCCCTTAGGAATTTCCTTTTTTACCTTCCAGACCATGAGCTACGTAATAGATGTCTATAGAAAGGACGCCGAGGTTCAAAGGAAGCTGTCTGATTTAGCTTTGTATATTAGCCTATTTCCCCAGTTAGTGGCAGGACCTATTGTTCGCTATCAAACTGTGGACCAGCAGATCAATAGTCGCAAACATTCCCTAGATAAATTTGCGGAGGGAATCAATCGATTTGTATTTGGCCTATCTAAAAAGGTGTTGTTGGCAAATCAATTGGCATTGGTGGCTGATGGAGTGTTTGCAAGTAGCCTCTCCAATTTATCCATAGTGGAGTCCTGGCTTGGAATTCTATGCTACACCCTTCAAATTTACTTTGATTTTAGTGGTTATAGCGATATGGCCACAGGCCTTGGAAAGATGCTTGGATTTGATTTCTTAGAAAACTTTAACTATCCCTACATATCCCAGTCAGTTTCTGAGTTTTGGAGGAGATGGCATATTTCCTTAGGGAGTTGGTTTCGAGATTATGTTTATATTCCCCTGGGGGGAAATAGGGTGTCTAAGATAAGACTATACAGAAACCTATTTGTCGTGTGGTTTTTAACGGGCTTATGGCATGGGGCAAATTGGACCTTTGTCATTTGGGGACTGTATTATGGAGTGCTTATTACATTAGAAAAAGCTATCCTAGGAAATTTATTAGAGAAATTACCAAAAATATTTAGGCACATTTACTTATTATGTATTGTTCTTATTGGATGGGTATTTTTTAGGGTAGATCATATTAGCCAAGGAATAGGTTTTATCAAGATCATGATGGGATTAGGGACAAACCCAATGATCAATAACAAGGCTTTAGTCTATATCAATGACTATTGGTATATTGTGCTTGCTTCGGGGATTTTTTCTACTCCGATTGTAAAAAAATTAAAAGATATAGCCATAAAAATAAATGAAAAATCATTACAAAATGGGATAGCCTATGGATTACACAGTTTGATACTGATTATTTGTATGTTTATGATTGTTATCCGATTAAGTAGCTCTAGCTACAATCCCTTTTTATATTTTAGATTTTAG